ATTTGTATTGCTGCCCATTATATTCTATTAGGAAGGTAGACCGTACTTGCAGTCATCCAGATGCATATTTATTCTGGAAGTGGCAAAACGGCCCTCTTCAATTGCCCGAGTGCAATTTTTAATACGATTAGCTGCGGATTagcctcaaacacacacacacaccgttgCAGGCCTCCATGTGCAAATACTAATCTGAGCAACAACTACTCAACGACAGGCATTGTGCTTTGGCTTCTCCTCTATCCCGTTTGGAAAAACTAAATTAGGGCTGTGACAATTCTATATCTGCGTAGCACCTATTTAGGTTATCGATAAGCAACGTATGGTTTTCACGGGGCAACAAACTGACCAGTTGCTGCTCACTCTTGTTAGGCTTGGTTGGTTTTGTTATACCTTTTTCCCGGTGTGTCCTGTCTgtgtgcttttcgcctcttgtgttcctcctggcttccctttccTCTCGTAACCACCTGTGCATATTTTGTGATTATAGCCCCTGTTCTGTCTATTTAACCCCCTGCGTGTTTTGAATTGTTAGTCACAGTGGGATTGTCTGCTTTGTTTTGCTTCACGCCACGTTTCCATGCCCTGCCCCATGTCCTAgcttcctcgtttccccatgtcgTGCACGTCGGGTGTGAATTTTTTCATAATTGTTGAATCCTTGTCACTATCGTGAATCCCCTCCTGCCTTAAATTTTCAacgttttgttagagcactcaaGCGCACTCGTCCATTGCCCGCTTCcccgcatttgggtccaactggACGCCACCACAGATGTAACagttctgctgaaaaaaaggtCTGCGATAAAGCAACACACTTTCTTTACAGGAATATGGTCCTACAAATGTTgacttcaattttcttttctttttttttatcagtggctgccgttgacagtgccagacgtccaatccacgcGGTGCCATTTGCCGGAATGCCTCCCATCTCGACACTCACCTCTGAGCCATCGGAGCAGGAAGTGGTCATGCTGGGCGGGAAGTTGAGGCAGAACGTCTTGAATCCGCTCCCGGAACTGAGGAGCGGGAGACCAATGAGAACAAGAGTCAACCTTGTGGCTTTTGCACGTTGACGACACCGGGCAAAACAACGCGGACGACTTTGACCGAAGCTCGTGACTGAAGCGCGTTTGTGACTAATGCATTTGCATGCTGGAGTGAATGCAGCAGTCTTTAGCAACAAAATGCTCTTTCTCAagtcttgcctaacatcctccaatgtggttttgtgatttgaaagGAAAAAGCGCCAAGtcaccgtccgtccgtccgtccgtccgctaGACATCTCCTAAAATCTGGCGGCAACGTTGCTTACGACTCGATGTGATCAGAAGAACAAATGACTTTGAAAGTGACAATGTTCAAGTCACTTATCTAGCGGTAAGTATTGTATTTTTCAGAAGATATGAAACACAGTGAGAACCACCagaaattgttgttgttgttgttgttgttgttttggtaaAAAGGAATAACACTTCAACCATGGATTTTAACCGGTCAGCATCCTTTACCACCCTCTCAGTCCAATTGGATTGGCGCTGAGACGCGACCAGTCGCACGCAGCCTGTCCTCCCAGTTCCAatgaactctctctctctccttttgtACAAGCAGTGCCTCATCTCATACAAATCCATAACAGGTATATTTCCCCACGTTATGAGTTGACTTGCTACTGTTTGCAATCAAAAGTGCTAAGAAACTAAGAAGCTGTCATGTCTTACCAGGCGCAGTGCTTCAGCCTGTTTGGGGCTCAGGTCTTCCAGCCTGCCGCTCATCTCTGCTCATGTGATAATGACGAGGACTACGactacgacgacgacgacgacgatgacgatgacgatgatgatgatgccgaCGACCGCTTTAAAGTGCTGCCAGAAGGAGGCTGAGGCgtacaggcaggcaggcaggcaggcaggcaggcaggcaggcaggcaggcggaCGACCGCCCCCCTGCGAAGAGCACAGCCCACATCTCGCCACGCCCCGCCCCGTCTCGCCCCGCTCCGCCCCGCCGCCTTGTGTACCTGTCGAGTGTCggccaattgtttttttcttttctcattttGGAAACTAAAGAGCGCAAAACGAGCACGAGTccatagttttttttgtgtgtgaacaaAAAAACCCAGGACTGAACATTTTCCCGGATTCAAAATGGTTCATTGAATCACGAAAGACGGCGAAATCTGTTTTACCAGAATTCGAAAAACAAATTACACCAGCAATACTTGATATCGATTGATTTTTACGCGTTATCTATATGtagacctttttttaaattagtttttggtGGCCATAATTAGCTATTTCCTCGGCATTTCATCaagtcccatatggtctagcggttaggattcctggttttcacccaggcGGCCCGGGTTcgactcccggtatgggaacgTACTTTATTCACTTAAGATAATATGAAACGTCTCCCGTCTTGCATCGTCCCCTAACCAACCGTGTTTTTTTCGGCCCAGGACACTATTTTTGGACTTCCATATGGTGACATGTGAACCCCCTCTAGCGGTGAGGGAACACGTGTATACCTGCAATacacattttggccaggagACGGCGTCAATTTTTCGCCGAGATGGGGAGGATTCATCGTGTTTTTAGCCCATATGCTGAGAAGAGTTTTTGTTTCATACATCACATGGGAAATGGTCATGTTCATCGCAATGATTTGACCTTATTAGGTTACTGTAGCCACGCGTCTATGAGTTGTGACAGACACGCAAGGTGGGAGTCGTAGCTTTTACTTTGGCGGGCAGTGAGTGgaagtatatgtatgtatagtgGAATTGAGCGCTTGGCGTGGTGTGTCGTAATGTGCTCCCTGGGGCTGCAATGAAAACAACGCTAAACCCCCAAAGCcagccccctccctccctccctccctcttcccccacccccctccctccctccctccctcttcccccacccccctccccgCCCTCTCCACTCCCGCCTCCGGATTCACGGGGCTCGGCTCACAGTTTAGCGGAGCCGCCATGGCCGCCGTGGCCGCCCGACTGCTCTAGTCGCCCCGGACTAACGGACTAGCGGACTATTTGTTTTGCCCGAGCGGCCAAACCCAAAAGACAAACTTTTTCGCCTAGTTTGTATGTCCACAAAGAAGGATGCAGCCCCCACCGAGaaaggtgagttttttttcttcctctctgccccccgaaacacacacacacagagtttGAGAGTAGCCTTCGAAGCTAACGTTACTCGACGAAGTGGCGCATATTTAATGGTTGCCAGAGCACGACGGCAAGACGACACTTTCCTCCCCCCCGAGCACTCTTTCAGCTGCTTCTCGTCTTGGTTTTCCTCCCGCAGGACATTTTACGAGGCCCAAAGTCAAGAAAAGTAACTGGGAGCGTCTGACTTTCCATTGGGATAAATAGGCTCAAATGCTTCTCACTTGCGCACAGACGTCACTTTGCCAGGCGTTTATATTGCTGTATgactttattattttattgttattagcagTAGTAACAGTGGTTACTGTCAGCATGAACAAAAGCGAAGAAAATTCAGGACGATAACTGAAAGCGACTCGGCTCGGACCTTCAAGTCATATCGCATCTCGCACTAAAACTAGCGGACCGTGGCGAGGTAGctcactttgttttttgttagttttttccGTGTCGAACAAAAATTCCTCATGTTCCCCGAAGCTGTCTCGTCTTATATTCATGAACTTGATTTTTGAGAGTGGACCCTCTCTGGAACACATGACTGTCGTGGCCTAGACATTCAATCGATTGAAAGTGGGATGGCAAGCCTCCAATCCCGATCCTGGTTCACAGACCCATTGTACTATTGGACAGAGAGGGCCCGATCCTGTTTCGTAGTACAATTGGACAGGGAGGGCCGCCCCACCTCGCTAAAAccgtttttttaggctattttCTTGAACTTTTGGGTTGGTTAAACAAGGAGAGTTTCTTTGGTTTTCTAGTGGTATTGACTGACTGGTGAGGATTTTGCTCCATTGCTCCAGGTCCGGGTCACCCAGGAGCTGAAACACACCCACGGCGAGCAGCTGAACAGACTGCACGTCAAACACCAGGCCGAGTGTGACCTCCTGGAGGACCTCAGGTGACTTTGCACGCCCGTCTAAATCCACGTATAGTATCCAAAATGCCATCAAGGAGATGTTTGAGCATCGTTATCGGGTCGATGGTGACTTGGTATCGTGGCAACGCTAGCTAGCGGATTCTTGCGTAAGAAAAAGGAAGAGTCCAAAATGTCTGCTTTATGCTttctatgtttttttctatttgcatCGACTATTTCAATGGGGAACGATAGACTTTTGGTTAGTGATCATTACTGCGGAACTAACTCGTTAAAAGGCTTTCCAAATTTGGAGACTtccaatgatttttcttcatttcgTCTTTTGCAGGACATTCAGCCTGAAGAAGGCATCCGTGGAGCGAGACTACGCGCAGGTAAGGAAAGGCTGGGAACGTCCACGACGTTGGTGTCCATCACACGACCTCCGTCAAAAGCCCTCCGCCGCCACGTCATCCGGACGTCTTTGGCCCACTTGGCGGCGTTGTGGCGTCACGTCCCCGTGAGGAATGTCCCGCGCTGTCGTGAAGAGGGGGCGCCTCCATAGCCCCCCATCCCCGCCTAATCGCAAAAATGTCTCCGCCTTTCAAATACTTTGACGCGCAGCGCCCGATTCGCCGACGACCCCGAGCGCTGGCGCGAATGGACGTCCGCCCGTGGGTCGCTCGGTTGACCAACGGGGAGCTTTGCCACGCGCATCACATCCGGCCACCGAGATAAATAAGCTCCTCTGTTTTGGGCCCTTTGGCGGCAGAGTCGGTCCGCTTTGCGgctggcaaaaagaaaaaagggggggaaagtGGCGCTCCTGGGCTCCGTCCTCCATCTTCCGCCCTCCGCTCCACATTTGTAGGCTTTTGCCGTCGCCTCCGTCCCGCCTCCGGGAGCCGGCTCGGCCTCGTCGTTGGCAGAGGCGCAAGATTTGAACACTCGCATCTCCGTTTGCCGTCTCAATCGGCCTTTTCATCCCGGCGAGTGGCGCGCTCCGACTTGGGAGCCGTAAACAATTGCTCTTTTCAAATGGTATTCCTCAAGAGCCGTCCTGGCAATTTAAAATTCCAAACACacgcaaatgtcttttttttttattttttatttcaccgCTTTTCGGGGACGGCAAGGCTCTGAATACTTTTTGACGTAACGTGCtcacgctgttgctaatcaatgagagtatgcatgcataGTCTATTTGTTTGCGTTTTTTGGGTCATTCACACACCTGTTCTCCCTCCCCCCCAGGCCTTGCAGAAGTTGGCCAATCAGTATTTGAAGAGAGAATGGCCCGACAGCCCGTCGGAGCGAACCGATCACAGGTGAGGCCCACCGAATTGGGGGTGCCGGCCACTTTCGGGGtgctttcatctcatctcacccCTCACCCTTTTCCTTTCTTGCTTCCCTTTGAAACTTTCTTTCCGGGTGCCGCCCCCGTGGCCTCGGCTGCGTAAATCAAGGccgactgtgtgtgtgtttggcccAGGAACATGTATTGCGTCTGGAGGGCTTACCTGGAGGCTACCGTTCAGGTCAGCCAGTCCAGGATGGGCGCCTGCGACAACTACAGGGCGCAGGTGGCCGAGCCGGCCAAGACGGCCCGTCTGCAAAAGGAGCAGCAGCTGCGCAAGGTAAGGAGGGGAGGGGTAGCGGCCAGGCTCCCCCCCGGCCAGGCTCCCCCCCGGCCGGGCTACTTTAGCCCAGCCTCCAATGCCCGTTGCAGTGCACGGAGCGGTTGAGCGCCATCCAGGCGGAGCTGCAGGACAGCGTCAAAGACCTGAGCAAGAGCAGGAAGAGGTACCAGGAGGCGGAGACCACGGCCCAGGCCGTCAGGGACAAGGCCGACTTGGAAGCCAAGTAAGGAGCGGGCCACCTTCTTCTCCAAAGTATTTCACTGAAAATTAGCCCGTTGAGATCTGtcgtcccccccccaaaaaaaaaattggacctgCCTATGGTCCAAAAAGTAGTCTGCGAATTTCTCCTTCCTCGTCCAGATCCAAGCTGAGCCTCTTCCAGTCCAGGTCTAGTCTGCAGAGGGCCACCGTCAAGGTACAAAGAGTCCGTCCCtgacgtccgtccgtccctcaaTTTTGACAAACGGGCCAATTCTCGCCTGGCAGCTCCAGGCCAAGCGGAGCGAGTGCATCGCCAAAGCCAGCCGCACCAGGAACGACTACCTGCTGTCGCTGGCCGCCGCCAACGCCCACCAGCGCCGCTACTACCGCGAGGATCTCAGCCAATGCCTCAAGGTACCCTCCGCGGCGAGCCGGCCGGCCACTACCCACCGCCAAAGTACGTCGGGCCATCCGCAGGCGCTGGACGGCAGGATTTACGAGCAGGTGAAGGATTACCTGGCCTGGCTGTGTCGGACGGAGGCGGAGAGCGCCCGCGCCGTCGGCGACCACTTCCGCCAGCTCTCGGACAGCTCAGATGGGGTGAGAGAGGCGGCGAGGTGGGCCCCGCAAAGTCCCCGCTCACGTCTCGTCTCTTCCGTGGCGCCGTGCGTTGCAGCTCGTGCGGGAGTTCCATCAGCAGATGTTTGTCCAGAAGAATCCCATGTTCCAGAAGGCGGAAGACTTCTCCTACCAGCCCATCGACACGGACACGGTAAAGCGCTGGCTTCCGTCGGctcgagagagacagagagagaaagcttGTTTGGCCAAACCGCCCTTATCGAAGGCTGGTCGTAAAACGGCCGTCGCAAATTTCCTTTCCTGACCAAAGTTCAATGGCCTCTCCCGTTTTCATATCACGAGGCAGCACGTTCCTTCTTGAACACCGCGCAATTTGTCCGGGCTGCGAACGGCGCCGTGGTTCCGGTCGGCCGGTCCGACAAGCGGCCGCCTGTTCCCAAAGAAAACATTAACGGCCATATAAAGCCCCCGCCCGCGCCATCTCCCCCACCCCTCCCTTTGCCCAGATGGAGGGATCCGCCAAAAAGAGGCGAGAGccggggatgggggggggggtttgaTCTGGCCCCGCCCCTGCACCCGTGAAAAGGAACCATTGTGAGCCGCCGATGCCGTCACGTCCAAACATCTCGCTGGGAGTTTTGGCCCCCTCCCTTGTCGAAAGGTCGCCGAACTGCCGCGTCAATAAGTCGATGGCCGTGCCGCTATTTTCATAGCGCTGACGTCATGTTCTCAGGAAGGAATGTAGAGAGCCAGCCAGCGTTCCTCCTCTTTTTGTCGCCATCCCTCATGGCTATCAAGCGAGACATTTGGGgccctgccaaaaaaaaaacactcaaatgtTATCACTCGCTATTGACTTGACGCTGTTCCTTCTTTTGAACGGGCACAGAGTCCGAGGACATTTCCGGCGGCTCCGGGCCGTAGTAAATAgctgcacatttttttctccttggcAGGCCACGCACCTCATAAGGGAGAGCGGCACGGCGGAGGAGCACGGCTTGGATAAGGAGGCTCGCAAGTGGGCCAGCCGCGTGGCCCGAGAGTACAAGAGCATCGTCCACGCGCGACAGGTGAACCCCGGTGTCCCGTGGTGTCCCGTGGAGTCCTGCGGCTCTTTCGACTTGATTTTGTGACCCCGGCAGGTACTGGAGGAATTTGGGGCTCGGGAGAGCTCGGAGCACAACGGCGCCGAGCTGGAGGCCAAGATGGAGGTGGCTCGGGAGAGTCTGCGCAGGGCCGAGGTAAACCCGACACTGGCGCCACCTAGCGGCGGAGACTCGGgcgaaaaaaacgaaaaacaaactCCCGCACATTATTACAGCGTACAATCCGTAGAATGAAGGAGCGGGGTTCCCGCCCCCGGGTGCGCGGTTAGCATCCCGGGCTTCCTTAGCCAAATGCAGAAAGGTTTTTATGCGGCTTCCCTAGACGGTGAAGGCCAAGGCCGAGGCCCGCCTGGACCTGCTGAGAGAGGCGGGCGTGGGCGTGGAAGCCTGGCTGCAGAGCGCCATGAACCAGGTGATGGAGGAGCTGGAGAACGAGCGCTGGAACAACCCCTCGCTTTCCGTAAGTCCTCCCGCCGTGGGCCGCCGGAGCCGGGGCCCTCGCTCCCGACCCCGCCCCCTAAGCGCCACGCCGCGCCGGCCTCTCTCCGGAAGGCCACGGAAGACGAGGAGACGGAGGACAGCGGCGAGGTATTGGACGACAGCGGTTCGGGCACCTTGAAGAACTACCCGCTCACCTGCACGGTGCTCTACTCCTACAAGGTGGGAGCGTGGCTCTCGGGGAAGAGGGGAGGGCTTGGGGGGGGTTCTGCGAGGTGAGCTCCAAACTGGGCTCCAAGCCAGCCCGATTTGACCGGCGGGCGCGGCATTTTCTCCGTAGGCCTCGCAACCCGACGAGCTGACCATCGAGGAGTGCGAGATCCTGGAGGTCATCGACGACGGCGACATGGAGGACTGGGTGAAGGTGAGGCGCCTGGCTCCTCCGAccttctcatcccgaccgccgCCGCCTGCGGTCTCGTCCCCAGGCCAGGAACCGCGGCGGGCGGGTGGGCTACGTCCCGGAGAAGTACCTGCGCTTGCCGTCCTCCAATAGCCTGCTTAGCGTGCTGCGCTctctggcggcggcggcggacgcgcgctcctcctcctccagcaaCTCCACCGAAGCCGAGAGCGAGCTTCCCGGAGGAGACGCGAGCGGTAAGACGGAAATTGGAGAGCTCTCAATTTCAGGCTAATGCTAACGGTCCATAAAAAGCGCGGCGCGATACGTCTGTAAATAGAGGGCATCCTTTGACGTCCGGctctttaaatttttttgtctGGTCTTGACTCTGCAGTGTCGTTGGCCAAAGCACTGTACGACTACGCCGGGCAGACGGACGACGAGCTCTCCTTCCCCGAGGGCGCCGTCATCCGCATCCTGAGCCGGGAGACCCGCGAGGACGACGGCTTCTGGAAGGGCGAGTTCAACGGCGCCGTGGGCGTCTTCCCCGCGGTCCTGGTGGAGGAGCTGGCTCCCGGCCCCGGCCCCGTCCCCGGGGAGGAGCGAGCGCCGGCCCCTTCCCCCTCGGGGCCcccgcggacgcccgccgactCGTCGCCCCGGTCGGACGACTTGGGCCGACCCCCCTCCTACCACAACGGGCACCGCCGGAGCTCCTTTGGCAGTAAGTCTTTGCGTGGCGTGGAGTCTAAGCCCCGCCAAGGGTCAAGAAACTAAAACGGGAAGGTGGACTTTTCAGGCTCGCCGCCGCCACAGCCGCCACACCCTCCACAGCCTCCACAGCCTCCCGAATACCCCGAGAGCGGATCAGGCAGCATCCGACCTGTAAGTAAGGCCCGTGAGCTCTTTTCTATGGATGGAAAAGTCTTGTAAAGCCCCCGCCCGTCTCCAGGTCCGAGCCGCTCCGCCGCCCCCCAAGCAGCAGCCCCGAGGGCAGGTGAAGCGGCCAGAGGAGGTGGAGATTACGCTGGTGTAGCCAAGACGGACAAACAGATGGATGAGGCTTTTGCCAGAAAAACAAATGCAcgtgcctctctctctctctctctctctctctctctttctccaaaATGCGCCAGACCAccgcatgtgcgtgtgtgtctgtgtgtgtcacACAATGAAGCACTTTTTTGGCCTTCTCTTTTGTCAGTATTTGTTCATATTTTCTCTACCAGCTATATTGGTATGAATATGTTGTCGTACTGCCTTGTTTAGCCTTAAATAGCCACCTTAGTGTCTTATAGAGatccttttgtttgtttgaaatgGTTTACAGAGAGCTCAGAGATGGATCTTTTGACAAAGTATTTGCGCCGTTGTATGGATTCTTTTATCTGACCTTTTAGACTTTTAGGATTTAGTGTGCGCGATGAGTCAAAAAGAATCTGTCAGACTCGTTGCTGTTTTCTCGTTGATCTCCTTGAGATCTGAATGacatcaaacttattttttgaaGTTTGCATTTATATTCTTGTATGGGAATAAGGGGAGGGGGGGCGGGGTCTTGTTTCCCTGTTCCAAGAGCTCGACgcgctcctttttttccccaactttGGTTCAGTTGTTGTTGACCCATTTATACACAAGGGGGGTTTGAAGCGTATTTATTGTGTACAAATCGACGTGAAATAAAGAATAGCTTCAATCCTGCTTTATTCCTTCATTCAC
The nucleotide sequence above comes from Stigmatopora argus isolate UIUO_Sarg chromosome 22, RoL_Sarg_1.0, whole genome shotgun sequence. Encoded proteins:
- the LOC144067687 gene encoding F-BAR and double SH3 domains protein 2-like isoform X1, encoding MQPPPRKVRVTQELKHTHGEQLNRLHVKHQAECDLLEDLRTFSLKKASVERDYAQALQKLANQYLKREWPDSPSERTDHRNMYCVWRAYLEATVQVSQSRMGACDNYRAQVAEPAKTARLQKEQQLRKCTERLSAIQAELQDSVKDLSKSRKRYQEAETTAQAVRDKADLEAKSKLSLFQSRSSLQRATVKLQAKRSECIAKASRTRNDYLLSLAAANAHQRRYYREDLSQCLKALDGRIYEQVKDYLAWLCRTEAESARAVGDHFRQLSDSSDGLVREFHQQMFVQKNPMFQKAEDFSYQPIDTDTATHLIRESGTAEEHGLDKEARKWASRVAREYKSIVHARQVLEEFGARESSEHNGAELEAKMEVARESLRRAETVKAKAEARLDLLREAGVGVEAWLQSAMNQVMEELENERWNNPSLSATEDEETEDSGEVLDDSGSGTLKNYPLTCTVLYSYKASQPDELTIEECEILEVIDDGDMEDWVKARNRGGRVGYVPEKYLRLPSSNSLLSVLRSLAAAADARSSSSSNSTEAESELPGGDASVSLAKALYDYAGQTDDELSFPEGAVIRILSRETREDDGFWKGEFNGAVGVFPAVLVEELAPGPGPVPGEERAPAPSPSGPPRTPADSSPRSDDLGRPPSYHNGHRRSSFGSSPPPQPPHPPQPPQPPEYPESGSGSIRPVRAAPPPPKQQPRGQVKRPEEVEITLV
- the LOC144067687 gene encoding F-BAR and double SH3 domains protein 2-like isoform X2; this translates as MYCVWRAYLEATVQVSQSRMGACDNYRAQVAEPAKTARLQKEQQLRKCTERLSAIQAELQDSVKDLSKSRKRYQEAETTAQAVRDKADLEAKSKLSLFQSRSSLQRATVKLQAKRSECIAKASRTRNDYLLSLAAANAHQRRYYREDLSQCLKALDGRIYEQVKDYLAWLCRTEAESARAVGDHFRQLSDSSDGLVREFHQQMFVQKNPMFQKAEDFSYQPIDTDTATHLIRESGTAEEHGLDKEARKWASRVAREYKSIVHARQVLEEFGARESSEHNGAELEAKMEVARESLRRAETVKAKAEARLDLLREAGVGVEAWLQSAMNQVMEELENERWNNPSLSATEDEETEDSGEVLDDSGSGTLKNYPLTCTVLYSYKASQPDELTIEECEILEVIDDGDMEDWVKARNRGGRVGYVPEKYLRLPSSNSLLSVLRSLAAAADARSSSSSNSTEAESELPGGDASVSLAKALYDYAGQTDDELSFPEGAVIRILSRETREDDGFWKGEFNGAVGVFPAVLVEELAPGPGPVPGEERAPAPSPSGPPRTPADSSPRSDDLGRPPSYHNGHRRSSFGSSPPPQPPHPPQPPQPPEYPESGSGSIRPVRAAPPPPKQQPRGQVKRPEEVEITLV